In Turicibacter sanguinis, a genomic segment contains:
- a CDS encoding response regulator transcription factor, whose product MINILVAEDDKHARKLLETLLKREGYTVFTAEDGEKVLEILSIQHIDLIILDIMMPKMDGFEVARLLREANFTMPILMATAKHLPEDKKKGFIVGTDDYMTKPIDTEEMLLRIRALLRRSQIVNERKLTIGKVRLDYDALTVTRENEIQTLPQKEFYLLYKLLSYPGRIFTRIQLMDEIWGMESETTDTTVNVHINRLRNKFSNYPEFELICVRGLGYKAVKKV is encoded by the coding sequence ATGATTAATATATTAGTCGCAGAAGATGATAAGCATGCTAGAAAATTATTAGAAACATTATTGAAGCGGGAAGGATATACTGTGTTTACTGCCGAAGATGGTGAAAAGGTATTGGAAATCTTAAGTATCCAACATATCGATTTAATCATTTTAGATATTATGATGCCTAAAATGGATGGATTTGAAGTGGCTAGATTATTAAGGGAAGCGAATTTTACGATGCCGATTTTAATGGCTACAGCAAAACACTTACCAGAAGATAAGAAAAAAGGTTTTATTGTTGGAACTGACGATTATATGACCAAACCTATTGATACTGAAGAAATGCTTTTAAGAATTCGAGCACTTCTTCGTCGATCTCAAATTGTAAATGAACGAAAATTAACGATTGGTAAAGTAAGGTTAGATTATGATGCGTTAACAGTGACAAGAGAAAATGAAATTCAGACCCTTCCGCAAAAAGAATTTTATTTATTATATAAATTACTGTCTTATCCTGGACGCATTTTCACACGAATTCAATTAATGGATGAAATTTGGGGAATGGAAAGCGAGACAACCGATACAACGGTTAATGTTCATATCAATCGTTTAAGAAATAAGTTTTCGAACTATCCTGAATTTGAATTGATATGTGTTCGTGGACTGGGGTATAAGGCGGTTAAAAAAGTATGA
- a CDS encoding sensor histidine kinase, whose amino-acid sequence MKAIKKRITLTLYFSLSLFVMYLITFAITGALMSFSLLFGWINESTCEKPIIIMLITLVSCIIVGTIISTVASKRMLSSVRMFMDAMNQLASGDFSARLNITHPPEYELLSENFNHMAEELAGIEVLRTDFINNFSHEFKTPIVSIKGFAEILKDDSLTKEEREEYLDIVIEESTRLSNLATNVLTLSKVEAQSILSDQQLFNIGEQIRQCVLLLETKLEKKQLILNADIQDYHYFGNKEMLNQVWLNILDNAIKFISQNGIIDISMKKVSNSIVITISDTGVGIAAEAIPKIFDKFYQEDTSHATMGNGLGLSIVYKIIHLHKGSIACESTLSRGSSFTIELPNII is encoded by the coding sequence ATGAAGGCAATCAAAAAAAGAATTACCCTAACCCTTTATTTTTCTCTTTCTCTTTTTGTGATGTATTTAATTACATTTGCAATTACGGGGGCTTTAATGTCTTTTAGTCTTTTGTTTGGATGGATTAATGAAAGTACTTGTGAGAAGCCAATTATTATTATGCTGATTACGTTAGTATCGTGTATTATTGTGGGGACTATTATTTCAACGGTTGCGAGTAAAAGAATGTTAAGTTCAGTTAGAATGTTTATGGACGCTATGAATCAATTAGCTAGTGGGGATTTTTCAGCTAGATTAAATATTACACATCCCCCTGAATATGAGTTATTGTCTGAAAATTTTAATCATATGGCAGAAGAATTAGCAGGAATTGAAGTTTTACGAACGGATTTTATTAATAATTTTTCTCACGAATTTAAAACCCCGATTGTTTCAATTAAAGGATTTGCTGAAATTTTAAAAGATGATTCATTAACGAAAGAGGAAAGAGAAGAATACCTTGATATTGTCATTGAAGAGTCAACCCGTCTTTCAAATTTAGCGACAAATGTTTTGACGCTTTCTAAGGTCGAAGCACAGTCTATTTTAAGCGACCAACAATTATTTAATATTGGGGAACAAATTCGCCAATGCGTGTTATTATTAGAAACAAAATTAGAAAAAAAACAGTTAATTCTGAATGCAGATATTCAAGATTATCATTACTTTGGGAATAAGGAAATGTTAAATCAAGTGTGGTTAAATATACTTGATAATGCGATAAAGTTTATCTCACAAAATGGAATCATTGATATCAGTATGAAGAAAGTTAGCAATTCAATTGTTATTACTATTAGTGATACAGGAGTTGGGATTGCGGCTGAGGCTATCCCTAAAATATTTGATAAGTTTTATCAAGAAGATACGTCTCATGCCACGATGGGAAATGGCTTAGGCTTATCTATTGTCTATAAAATCATTCATTTACATAAAGGAAGTATAGCCTGTGAAAGTACCTTATCAAGAGGAAGTTCATTTACAATTGAGTTACCCAATATAATCTAA
- a CDS encoding ABC transporter ATP-binding protein codes for MIKIFKHLKVKEWILFAISFIFIVAQVWLDLKLPDYMSEITRLVQTPGSEMNEIWVAGGYMLLCALASLGTSFIAAAISAKIAANFSARLRSGLFDKVQSFSMEEINNFSTASLITRSTNDINQVQMFIVMGLQMLIKAPIMAFWALMKIYDKSWQWTLSTGVAVMVLFIIVGICMIIALPKFRRIQQLTDNLNRSARENISGLRVIRAYNAEKYQEDKFTVANNDLTYNNLYTNSVMASLMPSISMIMSGLSLAIYWVGAILINDATLPSRMEIFSDMIVFSSYAVQVVMGFMMLIMVFILLPRATVSAKRINEVLETKSVIKNGSLTQSPTGMSGEIEFKRVSFKYADSDDYVLEDISFTAKRGETIAFIGATGCGKSTLVNLIPRFYDVSEGEILINGINVKEYDQKALRNKFGYVSQKATLFEGTVQSNVAFGENGKGTQGLETVMDAVQIAQASEFVEKMDNSYEAHVAQGGTNLSGGQKQRLSIARAIARRPEVLIFDDSFSALDYKTDRQLRSILKKETIGTTLLIVAQRIGTIKDADKIIVLEEGRIVGMGSHNELMENCEAYQEIAYSQLSKEELA; via the coding sequence ATGATAAAGATTTTTAAACATTTAAAAGTAAAAGAATGGATTCTTTTTGCTATTAGCTTCATCTTTATTGTGGCTCAAGTCTGGTTAGATTTAAAATTACCGGACTATATGAGTGAGATTACGCGATTAGTTCAAACACCAGGAAGTGAGATGAATGAGATTTGGGTGGCTGGGGGATACATGCTCTTGTGCGCGTTAGCTAGCTTAGGAACCTCATTTATTGCAGCGGCTATTTCAGCTAAAATTGCGGCGAACTTTTCAGCACGATTGCGTTCAGGATTATTTGATAAAGTCCAATCCTTCTCAATGGAGGAAATTAATAATTTTTCAACTGCGAGTTTAATTACACGCTCAACGAATGATATTAATCAAGTGCAAATGTTTATTGTCATGGGGTTACAAATGTTAATTAAAGCTCCTATTATGGCATTTTGGGCGTTAATGAAAATCTATGATAAAAGTTGGCAGTGGACGTTGTCAACAGGAGTTGCTGTCATGGTTTTATTCATCATTGTTGGAATCTGTATGATCATTGCATTACCTAAATTTAGAAGAATTCAACAATTAACGGATAATTTAAATCGAAGTGCTCGAGAAAATATTAGTGGTTTACGTGTGATTCGTGCCTATAATGCAGAGAAATATCAAGAAGATAAATTTACGGTAGCGAATAATGACTTAACGTATAACAATTTATATACAAACTCTGTTATGGCAAGTTTAATGCCAAGTATTAGCATGATTATGAGCGGTTTAAGTCTTGCTATTTATTGGGTTGGGGCTATCTTGATTAATGATGCGACATTACCATCAAGAATGGAAATTTTTTCGGATATGATTGTTTTCTCATCTTATGCGGTACAAGTAGTCATGGGATTTATGATGTTAATTATGGTATTTATTTTACTTCCACGTGCTACTGTTTCGGCTAAACGAATTAACGAGGTATTGGAAACAAAATCAGTGATTAAAAATGGTTCGTTGACTCAATCGCCAACAGGAATGAGTGGTGAAATAGAATTTAAACGAGTGAGCTTTAAATATGCTGATAGTGATGATTATGTATTAGAAGATATATCATTTACAGCAAAACGTGGAGAAACCATTGCCTTTATCGGAGCGACAGGTTGTGGAAAAAGTACATTGGTTAATTTAATTCCACGCTTTTACGATGTCAGTGAAGGTGAAATTTTAATCAATGGGATTAATGTAAAAGAATATGACCAAAAAGCACTTCGTAATAAATTTGGTTATGTGTCTCAAAAAGCGACTTTATTTGAAGGGACTGTTCAATCGAATGTTGCATTTGGAGAGAATGGAAAAGGAACACAAGGATTAGAGACAGTAATGGATGCAGTTCAAATTGCACAGGCTTCTGAATTTGTTGAGAAAATGGACAACAGTTATGAAGCTCATGTGGCTCAGGGTGGAACCAATTTATCTGGTGGACAAAAACAACGTTTATCTATCGCGAGGGCGATTGCTCGACGTCCTGAAGTTTTAATTTTTGACGATTCATTTTCAGCGCTTGATTACAAGACTGATCGACAATTAAGAAGTATTCTAAAAAAAGAGACCATTGGAACAACGTTATTAATTGTTGCTCAGCGTATCGGAACCATTAAAGATGCTGATAAAATTATTGTTTTAGAAGAGGGGCGAATCGTCGGAATGGGCTCACATAATGAGTTGATGGAAAATTGTGAAGCTTATCAAGAAATTGCTTATTCTCAACTTTCAAAGGAGGAGCTTGCGTAA
- a CDS encoding ABC transporter ATP-binding protein, giving the protein MRKKDKNESSLIKLVHYCRRYLPMMIIALIGAGIGTSLTLFGPDKLSEMTDLMTEGLFGEIDIEAISSIGMTLIIIYGISFVLSLSQGLIMANITQKVSKNLRTDLSKKINKLPMSYYNKTTTGDILSRVTNDVDTIGQTLNQSVGTLVTAICLFLGSLIMMLKTNVLLTITAILATVIGFVLVGFIMKKSQKYFLKQQEGLGKINGHIEEVYTGHTIVKAYNAEKQMGDIFESMNQELKQNGFKAQLLAGLMMPLMTFIGNLGYVAVCIVGAVLAMNDVISFGVIVAFIMYVRYFTQPLAQMAQAAQSLQSATAASHRVFEFLEAKEMEDESHKIKRLETAQGNVEFKNVTFTYEGTTHPVIKNFSTKVKPGQKIAIVGPTGAGKTTLVNLLMRFNEINGGAIYIDGTPINQLTRENIHDLFCMVLQDTWLFEGSVKENLVYNQAHITDEQIEEACKAVGLHHFIQTLHHGYDTILDDKLNLSAGQKQQLTIARAMLKNSPMLILDEATSSVDTRTELIIQQAMDQLMEGRTSFVIAHRLSTIKNADVILVLKDGDILESGNHESLLAKQGFYAELYNSQFEQA; this is encoded by the coding sequence ATGAGAAAAAAAGATAAAAATGAAAGTAGCCTGATTAAATTAGTTCATTATTGTCGTCGCTATCTTCCTATGATGATTATTGCACTAATTGGTGCAGGGATTGGAACATCCCTAACCTTATTTGGGCCAGATAAGCTATCAGAAATGACAGATTTGATGACTGAGGGATTATTTGGTGAGATTGATATCGAAGCCATTAGTTCAATTGGGATGACATTAATCATCATTTATGGAATTAGTTTTGTGTTATCACTTTCTCAAGGCTTGATTATGGCAAATATAACGCAAAAGGTTTCGAAAAATTTAAGAACAGATTTATCTAAAAAGATAAACAAACTACCCATGTCTTATTATAATAAGACAACAACAGGTGATATTCTTTCTCGAGTAACGAATGATGTGGACACAATTGGACAAACGTTAAATCAAAGTGTTGGAACTTTAGTGACGGCAATTTGTTTGTTCTTGGGATCTTTGATCATGATGCTTAAAACAAATGTGTTATTAACCATTACCGCTATTTTAGCTACTGTAATTGGTTTTGTTTTAGTAGGATTTATCATGAAAAAATCACAAAAATACTTCTTAAAACAACAAGAAGGCTTAGGAAAAATAAATGGTCATATTGAAGAAGTTTACACAGGGCATACGATTGTGAAAGCCTATAATGCTGAAAAGCAAATGGGAGATATCTTTGAATCGATGAATCAAGAATTAAAGCAAAATGGATTTAAGGCGCAGTTATTGGCAGGTCTTATGATGCCATTAATGACCTTTATTGGAAACCTTGGATATGTTGCAGTTTGTATCGTTGGAGCTGTCCTTGCAATGAATGATGTCATTTCATTTGGAGTGATTGTGGCCTTTATTATGTATGTTCGCTACTTTACACAACCCCTAGCACAAATGGCACAAGCAGCGCAAAGCTTACAATCAGCAACAGCGGCAAGTCATCGTGTCTTTGAATTTTTAGAAGCGAAGGAAATGGAGGATGAGAGCCATAAAATAAAACGACTTGAAACAGCTCAAGGAAATGTAGAGTTTAAAAATGTGACATTCACCTATGAAGGGACAACTCATCCGGTTATTAAAAATTTCTCGACAAAAGTAAAACCAGGTCAAAAAATTGCGATTGTTGGTCCAACAGGTGCTGGAAAAACAACACTTGTTAACTTACTCATGCGATTTAATGAAATAAATGGTGGAGCGATTTATATTGATGGTACGCCAATTAATCAATTAACCAGAGAGAACATTCATGATTTATTCTGTATGGTTTTACAAGACACTTGGTTATTTGAAGGATCAGTGAAAGAAAATTTAGTTTATAATCAAGCGCATATTACGGATGAACAAATTGAAGAGGCTTGTAAAGCGGTGGGATTACACCATTTTATTCAAACGTTACATCATGGTTATGATACGATTTTAGATGATAAATTGAATCTATCAGCTGGACAAAAACAACAATTAACGATTGCACGAGCGATGCTGAAAAATTCACCGATGTTGATATTAGATGAAGCCACAAGTTCCGTTGATACGAGAACAGAGCTTATTATTCAACAAGCAATGGATCAATTAATGGAAGGTAGAACCTCTTTCGTGATTGCACATCGATTATCAACGATTAAAAATGCAGATGTGATTCTAGTTTTAAAAGATGGCGACATTTTAGAAAGTGGAAATCATGAATCGTTATTAGCTAAACAAGGATTCTACGCAGAATTATATAACAGTCAATTTGAACAAGCATAA
- a CDS encoding helix-turn-helix transcriptional regulator: protein MRLLELVFYLLKCHSKVTIKELAETFDVSTKTIQRDIDKLCVLGIPIISTRGKNGGIEIDQNYIIAKQVLKQSDYESLITSLYIGQQFSQNISHSFLIDKYQLMEPKRCSQILNHLNHYFVIDLDDNPFDRKGELYQQLDHAIQTNSYIDLEIRQKRLTVIPISYVLKPVGICLYCYHEDYMLIPITQIVKVDVLNKPFNQSMIPYQAQQEKPDISFNN from the coding sequence ATGAGATTATTAGAACTCGTCTTTTATTTATTAAAATGCCACTCAAAAGTAACCATTAAAGAATTAGCGGAGACTTTCGATGTTTCAACGAAGACGATTCAACGTGATATTGACAAATTATGTGTTCTTGGTATTCCGATTATATCCACCCGAGGAAAAAATGGTGGCATTGAAATCGATCAGAATTATATCATTGCGAAGCAAGTTTTAAAACAAAGTGACTACGAGTCATTAATTACGTCGTTATACATCGGACAGCAGTTCAGTCAAAACATTAGTCATTCCTTTTTAATTGATAAGTATCAATTGATGGAACCTAAGCGATGTTCACAAATCTTAAATCACTTAAATCATTATTTCGTCATTGATTTAGATGATAATCCCTTTGATCGAAAAGGTGAGCTTTATCAACAACTTGACCATGCCATCCAAACCAACTCTTATATAGATTTGGAAATAAGACAAAAACGCCTAACCGTCATCCCTATCTCTTATGTCTTAAAGCCGGTTGGAATTTGCTTATATTGTTATCATGAAGACTATATGCTAATTCCAATCACTCAAATTGTCAAGGTCGATGTTTTAAATAAGCCTTTCAATCAATCTATGATTCCCTATCAAGCTCAACAAGAAAAACCGGATATTTCATTTAACAACTAA
- a CDS encoding M20 metallopeptidase family protein → MNEFMNQAQLIKDELIEYRRFIHENPEVGAELPKTKAFVMNKLMEFGYEPTEICESGIVATISGPNPGKTFLLRADMDALPMKEETSCDFKSTNGCMHSCGHDMHTAMLLGAAKLLKQNQNQIEGTIKLVFQPDEEGFTGAKKMLEAGVLENPKVDAAMAMHVHSGSPSNVVLCGLGTSIAGCNRFRIVVKGTGCHGAMPELGVDPINIAAHIYISLQEIIAREVSPTQPAVLTIGKFAGGDAPNIIPGEVIMEGTIRSLNKELGEFIFNRMNEIVTSTAKMFRGEAELIELSSVPPLANDTDLAKEVTTYVKDLVGEQAVVLFEGGGMGSEDFASYSYEVPSVYMMLGAGTKQEDPSYGEPMHNEKVVFNEDILATGAAMHTYCAIMWLKNHAK, encoded by the coding sequence ATGAATGAATTTATGAATCAAGCACAATTAATAAAAGATGAACTGATAGAATATAGACGATTTATTCATGAAAATCCTGAAGTAGGTGCCGAACTTCCAAAAACAAAAGCGTTTGTCATGAATAAACTGATGGAGTTTGGTTACGAACCGACAGAGATTTGTGAGAGCGGAATTGTTGCCACAATTTCAGGACCAAATCCAGGAAAAACCTTCTTATTACGAGCAGATATGGATGCACTTCCTATGAAAGAAGAAACAAGTTGCGATTTTAAATCGACAAATGGATGCATGCATTCTTGTGGACATGATATGCACACCGCAATGTTACTTGGAGCTGCTAAATTACTTAAACAAAATCAAAATCAAATCGAAGGAACAATTAAACTAGTGTTCCAACCAGATGAGGAAGGATTTACAGGAGCTAAAAAAATGCTTGAAGCGGGAGTCCTTGAAAATCCAAAGGTTGATGCCGCCATGGCGATGCATGTTCACTCAGGTTCTCCTTCAAACGTTGTCTTATGTGGGCTTGGAACAAGTATTGCAGGATGCAATCGCTTTAGAATTGTAGTTAAAGGAACAGGATGCCATGGAGCCATGCCTGAACTTGGAGTCGATCCGATTAATATTGCAGCTCATATTTACATTTCTTTGCAAGAAATTATTGCTCGTGAAGTATCACCAACACAACCTGCTGTTCTAACCATCGGAAAATTTGCCGGTGGAGACGCTCCTAATATCATTCCAGGAGAAGTGATCATGGAAGGAACGATTAGAAGTTTGAATAAAGAACTCGGTGAATTCATTTTTAACCGTATGAACGAAATTGTGACCTCAACTGCTAAAATGTTTAGAGGAGAAGCAGAACTTATTGAATTATCTTCAGTTCCACCATTAGCCAATGATACAGACTTAGCAAAAGAAGTCACGACTTATGTCAAAGACTTAGTTGGTGAACAAGCTGTAGTCTTATTTGAAGGTGGCGGTATGGGATCGGAGGATTTCGCCTCTTATTCATACGAAGTTCCAAGTGTTTATATGATGCTTGGTGCTGGAACAAAACAAGAAGATCCTTCATATGGAGAACCGATGCATAATGAAAAAGTCGTGTTTAATGAAGACATCTTAGCGACTGGAGCCGCGATGCATACCTATTGTGCTATCATGTGGCTAAAAAATCACGCTAAATAA
- a CDS encoding SLC13 family permease — MNTLKNWIKKEIVLVIASCLALLSSFFTGLHTSHIDFNVLMLLFNLMIVVAAFKKLNVLDKISTLILSRCQNTKQLTLGLMLLTFFMAMIITNDVALITFVPLALILVKSTHLDAIKLIVLLTLAANLGSSLTPIGNPQNLYLYSYYHLSPSEFLKITFPLGLMSFALLLVIVLRDKKEPLQAELSCTNIEQPKKVLAYSFLLGIILMSVFHLIKVEWTFILTLLFVLISDRSLFKKVDYALLITFIAFFVFIGNISSIPALTHWMQAMLQTEPKTYLAGILSSQIISNVPAAILLSTFTPYAKSLLIGVNIGGLGTLIASLASVISYKLFAQTYPNQTAKYLKVFTLYNVSLLFILTLLFLISL, encoded by the coding sequence TTGAATACACTAAAGAATTGGATTAAAAAAGAAATCGTACTCGTGATTGCTTCCTGTTTAGCACTACTATCCTCTTTTTTTACAGGTTTACACACCTCACATATCGATTTTAATGTTTTAATGTTACTTTTTAACTTGATGATTGTCGTCGCTGCTTTTAAAAAACTCAATGTCTTAGACAAAATTTCAACACTCATCTTAAGTCGTTGTCAAAATACGAAACAACTGACCCTTGGATTAATGTTATTAACCTTCTTCATGGCCATGATCATTACAAATGATGTTGCCTTAATTACCTTTGTGCCGTTAGCGCTCATCTTAGTCAAATCAACACACCTCGACGCGATTAAACTCATCGTTTTATTAACGCTCGCCGCAAACCTCGGAAGTAGCCTCACCCCGATTGGAAACCCACAAAACTTATACTTATATTCTTATTACCATTTATCACCGAGTGAATTTTTAAAAATAACCTTTCCACTCGGGCTTATGTCCTTTGCCTTACTACTTGTTATTGTGTTAAGGGATAAAAAAGAACCTCTGCAAGCTGAATTATCTTGCACAAACATCGAACAACCTAAAAAGGTATTAGCCTATTCTTTTTTACTTGGCATCATTTTAATGTCCGTGTTTCATCTCATAAAAGTAGAATGGACGTTCATTTTGACTCTTTTATTCGTCCTAATTTCAGACCGTTCCCTATTCAAAAAGGTAGATTACGCACTACTCATAACCTTTATTGCTTTCTTTGTTTTTATCGGGAATATCTCTTCTATTCCTGCATTAACACACTGGATGCAAGCAATGCTTCAAACTGAGCCAAAAACTTATTTGGCAGGGATTCTTTCCTCACAAATCATTAGTAATGTACCGGCCGCTATCTTACTCTCAACTTTCACACCTTATGCAAAATCACTCCTCATCGGAGTCAATATCGGTGGACTTGGAACCCTAATTGCCTCACTAGCTAGCGTCATTTCATATAAATTATTTGCTCAAACCTATCCGAATCAAACGGCAAAATATTTAAAAGTATTTACGTTATATAATGTGTCTCTACTCTTCATCCTGACCCTATTATTCTTAATATCCTTATAA
- a CDS encoding DUF2935 domain-containing protein, which yields MNDQRYVTLSLELHLYFLRIMKEHSLFLEAGFTPQDSGLAYEAEQYKCEFEKLLAYTVGVSNGIIRPNVLNSGELITEFTFGTEAKTQMFTGIEINSSITNIEAGLYSGTNPLVSPNLVNYG from the coding sequence ATGAATGATCAGAGATATGTTACGTTATCACTCGAACTACACTTATATTTTTTAAGAATCATGAAGGAACACTCACTTTTTTTGGAAGCTGGATTCACGCCACAAGACTCCGGACTTGCTTATGAAGCAGAACAGTATAAGTGTGAATTTGAAAAATTATTAGCCTATACCGTGGGTGTTAGTAATGGAATAATAAGACCCAACGTTCTAAATTCTGGCGAACTGATAACTGAATTCACATTCGGGACAGAGGCAAAGACTCAAATGTTTACTGGGATAGAAATAAACAGTAGTATAACTAATATAGAAGCAGGGTTATACAGTGGAACGAATCCTTTGGTTAGCCCTAATTTAGTAAACTATGGATAG
- a CDS encoding IS3 family transposase (programmed frameshift): MTQTKTRRPRRTYTDEFKNQLVQLYLNGKRKCDIVREYDISSSLLDKWIKQSTSTGSFKEKDNRSEEEQELIQLRKKVKQLEMENDIFKASRADLRTKINVIKNNTHKYSVSAMCKVLNVPRSTYYYESKPKKDETQLVTDIIEIFRRSRNNYGTRKIKQELKKMGQQVSRRRISRIMKQEGLVSNYTVAQFKPHTAKCNEDNTENIVDRNFDEQPHLNVVVSDLTYVRVKNRWHYLCVLVDLFNREIIGYSSGPNKDAELVKKAFSTVQTNLSQIKIFHTDRGNEFKNKIIDEILEVFEIERSLSMKGCLYDNAVAEATYKVIKTEFVNHQIFETQEQLGYEFADYVNWYNNHRIHSSLGYLSPVEYRQNTLKKVV, from the exons ATGACCCAAACTAAAACTCGTAGACCACGCCGTACGTATACAGATGAATTTAAAAACCAATTAGTCCAGCTTTATTTAAATGGGAAACGTAAATGTGATATTGTTCGTGAATACGATATCTCATCGTCTTTACTCGATAAATGGATTAAACAGTCAACTTCTACAGGTTCTTTTAAGGAGAAAGATAACCGCTCAGAAGAAGAACAGGAGTTAATCCAACTTCGTAAAAAAGTTAAGCAATTGGAAATGGAAAATGATATTT TTAAAGCAAGCCGCGCTGATCTTAGGACGAAGATAAATGTGATTAAAAACAATACACACAAATATTCAGTTTCAGCGATGTGCAAAGTCCTTAATGTGCCTCGTAGCACTTATTATTATGAGTCTAAACCGAAGAAAGATGAAACTCAACTGGTTACTGATATCATTGAGATTTTTCGTCGAAGCCGAAATAATTACGGGACTCGAAAAATTAAGCAAGAGTTAAAAAAGATGGGACAACAAGTTTCACGTCGTCGTATTAGTCGTATCATGAAACAAGAAGGCCTTGTATCGAATTATACCGTTGCTCAATTTAAGCCGCATACAGCTAAATGTAACGAAGATAACACTGAAAATATCGTGGATCGTAACTTTGATGAACAACCACATTTAAACGTTGTTGTCAGTGATTTAACGTACGTTCGTGTAAAAAATCGCTGGCACTATCTTTGTGTGCTTGTAGACCTGTTTAATCGTGAAATTATCGGTTATAGCTCTGGGCCTAATAAGGATGCAGAATTAGTTAAGAAGGCGTTCAGTACAGTCCAAACTAACCTAAGTCAAATCAAGATTTTCCACACGGATCGAGGTAACGAATTTAAGAATAAAATCATTGATGAGATTTTAGAGGTATTTGAAATTGAACGCTCTTTAAGTATGAAGGGATGTCTCTATGACAACGCTGTTGCAGAAGCGACCTATAAAGTAATCAAAACAGAATTTGTAAACCATCAGATATTTGAAACCCAAGAACAACTAGGTTATGAATTTGCCGACTACGTTAACTGGTATAACAATCATAGGATCCACTCTTCACTGGGATATTTATCCCCAGTTGAATATCGTCAAAATACCCTTAAAAAAGTTGTTTAG